The nucleotide window CAAGTTCATTGGCCAACTCGTCCAGCGCAGCGAAGGCGAGATGCTCAAGACGAAGAACTTCGGCCGCAAGTCGCTCAACGAGATCAAGAAGATCCTGGCGACGATGGGTCTCGGTTTGGGCATGAAGATCGACGCGTGGCAGGAGCCCGGCGATCTTCCGGTCGAGGCGGTCGAGGCGGTTGAAGCGGTCGAGGCCGAGTAGGCGGACCTCTGCGGAGCCGGGGGTGGGCTCAACGGAGGCGGATGGAGCGCTTGGCCGCCTGATTAGGGCTCCAGCGCCGGTTGACGAGATGACGTTCAAGATCGGGGTAGGTCGTGAGACACCGTAATGCGAAAAACAAGCTGGGGCGCACGTCGGCGCACTATGCTGCGACCGTCAGCAACATGCTCAGCGCTCTCTTTCGGCATGGACGCTTGCAGACCACCGAGGGCAAGGCGCGTGAGCTGCGTCGGGTAGCGGAGCGCACGGTGACCAAGGCCGTGCGTCTCGGCGACATCCTGACGCGGGACTGGAAGACGCTCGGCGCGACCGAACGGGCGCAGTTGGTTCACGCCTTGCGGATGGTGAAGCGCACTGTGCGCGACCGCGAGGCGACGCTGCTGATGTTTCGAGAGTGGGCTCCGCGCTACCTCGGACGCAGCGGCGGCTACACCGCGATGTTCAAGCTTGGTAAGCGTCGGGGTGACAATGCGCCGATGGCTTTGCTCGAGCTCGTGCCGGCTGAAAAGCCCGAGTCCGCCTAGTCGATCGATCGTGCCGCCAGTGTCGGTCTGCGGCGCGCGACCTTCGTCGCGGACACTCTGGCTCAGTTTTCGGCCCGAGGGTGCGTTTCCCCGCAGCCTTGACCTCGGCAGCCTGGCGTGAGCGGTGAAGGATGAGCTGTCCGGCCTGCCGAGCAGGTCTTCCCGAGGGCGCCCGCTTCTGCGGCGTCTGCGGGTTTCGACTCGGACCGATGCCCGCGACGCCCTCGGGCAGGCAGCCTCAGGCGAAGCCTGCGATGAATAGCGGCACGGCGATGCGTGGCCCGGCGGCGGGTGGCGAGCCGGGCCCAGGGCGCCGTGTGACCGCAACGCGCCAGGTCGTGGGAGCTCGGGTTCCGGTGCCACGCAGGTACCCGCGCTTTCCGCTCCGGGTCGAGATTACCTACGCCAGCGAGCATAACTTCTTCAGCGGGATGCTACAGAACGTCGGCGGCGGTGGCCTCTTCATCGCGACGCGCGATTTGCTGCCGCTCGGGGCGCGGGTCGACGTGGAGTTCAGCATTCCGGGGAGGCAGGCGACCTGCCTGGCGAGCTGTGAGGTCGCGTGGCTGCGCGATCCGGGCGCCGTGCACGCGGGCGCCGGTGGGAGCGCGGGCATGGGACTGCGCTTCGTCGAGCTCGACTCGGGGGTTGGGGAGGCCGTTCAGCGCTTCATCCAGCACCGCGAACCGATCTTTTTCGAGGATCCATGAGCGGCGGGGGCTACGGTTGGGGCGCGCTGCTCTTCGGGGGCGCGGTCGAAGGGCTGGGCGCTGACCTTGGCGGGGCCCTCCTGCGCATGGTGCTGGCGCTGCTGGCAGTCTGCGCGCTGGCGTGGCTGGTGCTGCGGGTTGGCTTGCCGCGGCTGCTCAAGACGCTCCGCCTTCCCGCTGCCGAAGGCGGCGCGCTGCGCGTGATCGAGCGACAGGTGCTGAGCGTCGGCAAGACGCTCTGGCTGGTCGAGGTCGAAGGGCGGCGACTGTTGATCGGGGCTAGCGAGGGCGGTTTGCGGCTGATCACCGAGGTCTCGACCCCGCCTCGGGCCCCGGCTGGGAGGCCGGTCGAGGTTGGGCCGCACGGGGAGACGGGGGAGACGCTGTGAGTGCGTGGCCGCTGGCGGCCGCGGCCCTGGCGGCCCCCGTCGCTTCGACGGCGCGCCTGGAGTCGAGTGCCGATCCGCTGGCGCTGATCCTGTTGCTGAGCGCGCTCGCCCTGCTGCCCTTCCTGCTGGCCGTCACGACCAGCTTCGTGAAGTTCTCGGTGGTGCTGGCGATTCTGCGCAACGCGCTGGGTACACCCCAGGTGCCGCCGACGATCGTGATTACGTCGCTGGCGCTGATTCTCACCGGCTACGTGATGGCGCCGACCGCCATCGAGGTCTACCGCGCCGCGGAGCCGGCGATGGTTGGATCCGAGGGCGCACCCTTGCTCTCGGACCGCTCGGTGCGGGCGCTGCTGCAGGGCGCGAGTGCCGCGCGAGAGCCGCTTCAGCGCTTTCTCGTCCGCCACGCCCAGGCGGCTGATCGCGCGCTCTTTCGCGACATGGCGCGGCGACTCTGGCCGGCGCCGCAGCGTGACGCGGTCACGGATCGGGATCTGGTGGTCGTCGTGCCTGCCTTTGTGATCAGCCAGCTCGCCGCGGCGTTCAAGATCGGCTTCTTGCTCTTCGTACCCTTCCTCGTGATTGAGATGGTGGTGGCCAACGTGCTGCTGGCGCTGGGCATGCACATGCTCGCCCCAACGACGGTCTCCTTGCCCTTCAAGCTGCTCCTCTTCGTCTTGGTGGACGGCTGGCGTTTGCTGGTGCAAGGCTTGGTGCTGTCGTTCGGCTAGGCGCCCCGGGGGGGCGTTCTGAGCCGCGCGGCTGGCTGGCGCCCGGCGGCGGTGGAGCGAAGGGTGAGCGCAGGCGACATCTTGCAGGTTACGCGCGAGGCGCTCTACCTGGTGGTGCTTGTCAGCGCCCCGGCGGTGGCGGCGAGTCTGATCGTGGGGCTGGTCGTCAGCGTGCTTCAGGCGACGACGCAGGTGCAGGACCAGACCTTGAGCTTCGTGCCCAAGTTGCTGGCGGTGATGGTCGCCCTCGCTGTAGCCGGGGGCTGGATGGGCGCGCAGATCCTGCGCTTGACGCAAGCGCTCTGGAGCCAGTTTCCTGCCGTGCGCTGAACGTGCGCTGAACGTGCGCTGAACGTGCGCTGAACGTGCGCTGAACGTGCGTGGACGGGCGGTAGGGCAGCGACAGGCGCAGCGAATCCGCCGGGCGTCGGCCCCAGGCGCTCAGCGCAATCGACGGCCTGACGGGCCGCGGTGCGACCCGGGGTCGCAGGGGAAGCGGTGTTGAGGGACGACGCGCTGCAGCTGCTCCTGGGTGATTCGCGGCGCTTGCTGCTCGGGCTGACCGTGATGACGGCGCGCTTGGCACCTCTCCTGACGCTGACGCCCGTCTTTGGTGGGGCGCTCGTGCCGCGGACCGTTCGCACAGCCCTCCTGGTGGCGATGGGCCTGGTGATCTACCCGGCCGTGGCGACGACCCTGGATCGCGTCGTCGGCGGCTCCGGCCTGCTCTTGGCCGCTGTGCTGCTCAGCGAGGTCTGGGTCGGGGTCGTGTTGGCGCTGCTGGTCTCCCTCGTCTTCTGGGCCGCGCAGTCGGCCGGCTGGCTGGTGGATACGGCGCGGGGAAGCGCGCATGCCGAGGTGCTGATGCCTGGCGCGAGCGGTCGCTCGACGGCCAGCGGCACGCTCGTCTGGCTGCTGTCGATCGTGTTGTTCTTCGCAATCGGGGGGCACCGCGCCCTGCTGATGGCTGCCGCGCGATCCTACGTGATCTTGCCGCCGGGAGCGTTTCCCGCGCCCGAAGGGCTGCGCGCCATCGCCTGGCTCTGCCTGCGGCTGACCGGGGAGCTGATCGCGCTGGCGCTCGTCCTCGCCGCACCGGTGTTGGCCGCCCTGTGGCTGACGGATCTTGCGCTCGGCTGGGTCAATCGCCTGGTGCCGCAGGTCGGCATCTTCTTTGTCGCCATGCCGCTTAAGGCTCTGGCTGGGGTGGGCATGTTGGCATTGGTCGTGGGCCCGCTGCTGATGGTGCTGCCCGCGAGCCTCGAGCTGGCGATGGGGTACGTGGGTCAGGCGATCGCGTTGTTGGCGCCTGCCCCTACGGGTTAGGGCGGTGCCGGCGGTGCCGGCAACCTGGAGCGGTGGCCGGCGATAACGCGCCGGGGACGGGCTTGCGATGGCCGACGCACAACGGAATGGCGAAGCGACGGAGCCGCCGAGCACCAAGCGACTGCGCGACGCGCGACGCCGTGGTGAGGTCGCCCGCAGTGGCGACGCGGTCGCTGCCGTCGTGCTCGTGGCAGGCGGCGCGGCGTTGGCCTGGACCGGGGCCGGGCTCGTGGCGGGGTTGGCGGGCGGCCTGCGCCGCGCGCTCTTGCAGGCGACCGACACCGGGGTTGCTCCGGCTGCTGCCCTGGCCGGAGCGACCTATCAGGCGGCGGGGCTTGTTTGGCCCCTGCTGCTGGTCGTCGTGGTGGGAGCGATCGCAGCCAATTTCGGCCAGGTCGGTGCCCTGCTGGCGCTCGATCCAATCGTGCCCAAGCTGGAGCGAATCAACCCGCTCCGCAATGCCCCGAGGACGCTCGGGCGGCAGGCCTGGGTCAATGGCGCCAAGGCTGCGGCCAAGCTCGGCTTGGCCGGCTACGTGGCCCTGACCGCGCTGAAGCAGCAGTTGCCCGGGCTGACGCGGCTGGTCTGGGGTCGCCCTGATCAGGTCGTCTCGACCGTGGGATCCTGCGCGCTGGCCCTCACCTGGCGGCTTGCCGCGCTGGCCCTCGCCTTCGGGCTGGTCGACCTCGTTTATCAGCGCTGGAGCTATCGGCGGCGGCTGCGCATGACCAAGGACGAGGTCCGCCGCGAGCATAAGGAGCAAGAGGGTGATCCCCAACACAAGGCGGAGCGCCAGCGCGCGCATCGCGAGCTGGCTGAACAGCGGATGTTTGCCGCTGTGGCCGAGGCGGACTGTGTGATTTGCAATCCCGAGCACATCGCGGTCGCGCTGCGTTATGTGGCGGAGACGATGGAGGCCCCGCGGGTCGTCGCCCGCGGTCGTCGGGCCGTTGCGGCGCGAATTCGCGCGGAGGCGCGGCGCCACGGTGTGCCGATCATTCGGCAGGTGGGTTTGGCGCGCGCGTTGATCGAGCTTGAGCTCGATCAGGAGATCCCCGCACCGCTCTACGAGGCGGTCGGCGAGGTGTTGCGCTTCGTGCAAGGGCTGGCTGAGCGGCGCGATCCGCGCCCAGGGGGCCCGGGTGCGACGCCTGCTGTCAGCGGCGGCGGATCGGATCCGGTGCCGCGATGAGCGCCGGTGTCGAGGTCGAGGTGGCCCCGCTGCTGCCGGTGCGCGGCACCTTCACCTACCGGGTCGAGGAGGAGGCGGCGGCAGCGGCTGTGCGCCCGGGCGCACGGGTCCTCGTGCCTTTCGGGGCGCGTCAGGTGGTCGGCATGGTCTTGCCGCCGGGAGCGGCCGCAGGGCAGCCGGCGTTGCGCGCCGTGGGCGCCGTGCGCGCCGTCAGCGAGCTGCTCGATTGGACGCCGGTGC belongs to Pseudomonadota bacterium and includes:
- a CDS encoding TIGR02266 family protein: MPRRYPRFPLRVEITYASEHNFFSGMLQNVGGGGLFIATRDLLPLGARVDVEFSIPGRQATCLASCEVAWLRDPGAVHAGAGGSAGMGLRFVELDSGVGEAVQRFIQHREPIFFEDP
- a CDS encoding flagellar biosynthetic protein FliR — protein: MRDDALQLLLGDSRRLLLGLTVMTARLAPLLTLTPVFGGALVPRTVRTALLVAMGLVIYPAVATTLDRVVGGSGLLLAAVLLSEVWVGVVLALLVSLVFWAAQSAGWLVDTARGSAHAEVLMPGASGRSTASGTLVWLLSIVLFFAIGGHRALLMAAARSYVILPPGAFPAPEGLRAIAWLCLRLTGELIALALVLAAPVLAALWLTDLALGWVNRLVPQVGIFFVAMPLKALAGVGMLALVVGPLLMVLPASLELAMGYVGQAIALLAPAPTG
- the fliQ gene encoding flagellar biosynthesis protein FliQ, which gives rise to MSAGDILQVTREALYLVVLVSAPAVAASLIVGLVVSVLQATTQVQDQTLSFVPKLLAVMVALAVAGGWMGAQILRLTQALWSQFPAVR
- a CDS encoding EscU/YscU/HrcU family type III secretion system export apparatus switch protein; the protein is MADAQRNGEATEPPSTKRLRDARRRGEVARSGDAVAAVVLVAGGAALAWTGAGLVAGLAGGLRRALLQATDTGVAPAAALAGATYQAAGLVWPLLLVVVVGAIAANFGQVGALLALDPIVPKLERINPLRNAPRTLGRQAWVNGAKAAAKLGLAGYVALTALKQQLPGLTRLVWGRPDQVVSTVGSCALALTWRLAALALAFGLVDLVYQRWSYRRRLRMTKDEVRREHKEQEGDPQHKAERQRAHRELAEQRMFAAVAEADCVICNPEHIAVALRYVAETMEAPRVVARGRRAVAARIRAEARRHGVPIIRQVGLARALIELELDQEIPAPLYEAVGEVLRFVQGLAERRDPRPGGPGATPAVSGGGSDPVPR
- the sctR gene encoding type III secretion system export apparatus subunit SctR, whose protein sequence is MSAWPLAAAALAAPVASTARLESSADPLALILLLSALALLPFLLAVTTSFVKFSVVLAILRNALGTPQVPPTIVITSLALILTGYVMAPTAIEVYRAAEPAMVGSEGAPLLSDRSVRALLQGASAAREPLQRFLVRHAQAADRALFRDMARRLWPAPQRDAVTDRDLVVVVPAFVISQLAAAFKIGFLLFVPFLVIEMVVANVLLALGMHMLAPTTVSLPFKLLLFVLVDGWRLLVQGLVLSFG
- a CDS encoding flagellar biosynthetic protein FliO → MSGGGYGWGALLFGGAVEGLGADLGGALLRMVLALLAVCALAWLVLRVGLPRLLKTLRLPAAEGGALRVIERQVLSVGKTLWLVEVEGRRLLIGASEGGLRLITEVSTPPRAPAGRPVEVGPHGETGETL
- the rplQ gene encoding 50S ribosomal protein L17 yields the protein MRHRNAKNKLGRTSAHYAATVSNMLSALFRHGRLQTTEGKARELRRVAERTVTKAVRLGDILTRDWKTLGATERAQLVHALRMVKRTVRDREATLLMFREWAPRYLGRSGGYTAMFKLGKRRGDNAPMALLELVPAEKPESA